The Mytilus edulis chromosome 12, xbMytEdul2.2, whole genome shotgun sequence genome contains a region encoding:
- the LOC139498394 gene encoding X-linked retinitis pigmentosa GTPase regulator-interacting protein 1-like: MDGFVMAEKSNTNEDAAQTALMCQFCDQQNIKWKCVDCDILLCSSCKEKIHKKLKSADKHKILSIQDIGKNTSTAKRVNSNIVTVTITHLVLSTGAAVLDKESISQLFVSYIFLGIELHELETPFSLPKPKAEQPINFNYSKTFHVDMAKNYPKRKYLAGMLLPDDPDGGRIRFTVVSEPLEDDDDGECEDIGIAFVSVRDILMNHNDVIDHDIPIFDAKNEKEKIGALNVTVQCLSALEAIEKEMQIDGTF; the protein is encoded by the exons ATGG acggtttcgTGATGGCGGAAAAATCCAATACTAATGAGGATGCAGCACAAACAGCTTTGATGTGTCAGTTTTGCGATCAACAGAATATAAAATGGAAATGCGTGGACTGCGATATCTTACTATGTAGTTCATGTAAAGAGAAAATTCACAAAAAACTTAAGTCAGCAGATAAACACAAGATTCTTTCCATTCAAGATATCGGAAAG aaTACTAGTACAGCAAAGAGAGTAAAT AGTAATATAGTAACAGTGACCATAACCCACTTAGTGCTATCTACCGGTGCAGCAGTACTAGATAAAGAGAGTATATCCCAACTGTTTGTCTCGTACATTTTCCTAGGAATTGAGCTACATGAACTAGAAACTCCGTTTTCTCTACCTAAACCAAAAGCAGAACAACCTATCAATTTTAACTACAGCAAAA CATTCCATGTCGACATGGCTAAGAATTATCCTAAGAGAAAATACCTGGCTGGAATGTTGTTACCTGATGATCCGGATGGTGGCAG GATTCGTTTCACAGTTGTTAGTGAGCCCTTAGAAGATGATGACGATGGAGAATGTGAAGATATTGGTATTGCATTTGTCAGTGTCCGAGATATACTCATGAACCATAATGATGTCATAGACCATGATATTCCAA TATTTgatgctaaaaatgaaaaggagaAAATAGGAGCATTAAATGTAACTGTACAATGCCTGTCAGCTTTAGAAGCTATAGAGAAAGAAATGCAGATCGATGGCACATTTTGA